A single Desulfomicrobium apsheronum DNA region contains:
- the xerD gene encoding site-specific tyrosine recombinase XerD, with protein sequence MHEEIDAYLQHLTVIRGLAEKTVEAYGSDLLFFREFLTDLGGSLDKIDEHTLFLYMVHLRRKGLKNTSMARNLSSLRGFFDFMVQERLLDSSPAALLDSPKLVRKLPEVLSREEITALLDRPVMNVRLGFRDRTMLELLYACGLRVSELVSLAIPDFDPQAGLLRVLGKGSKERYVPLHESAVSLLLSYLQHWRPLFGPKTDTIFLNRSGLGLSRQGVWKLLSRYALEAGINRPVSPHTLRHSFATHLLEGGADLRTLQILLGHSDIMATEIYTHVQSARMAALHRKFHPRS encoded by the coding sequence ATGCACGAAGAAATCGACGCCTACCTCCAGCACCTTACCGTCATTCGCGGCCTGGCCGAAAAGACCGTCGAAGCGTATGGTTCGGATCTGCTTTTCTTTCGGGAATTTCTCACCGATCTTGGCGGCAGCCTCGACAAGATCGATGAACACACCCTCTTCCTTTATATGGTTCATCTGCGGCGAAAAGGGCTCAAGAACACGTCGATGGCCCGCAACCTCTCCAGTTTGCGCGGCTTTTTCGATTTTATGGTGCAGGAGCGCCTGCTTGATTCCAGTCCCGCCGCCCTGCTGGACAGCCCCAAGCTGGTCCGCAAATTGCCCGAAGTCCTGTCCCGGGAAGAGATCACCGCCCTTTTGGACCGTCCTGTCATGAACGTCCGTCTGGGTTTTCGGGACCGGACCATGCTCGAACTGCTCTATGCCTGCGGGCTGCGCGTGTCTGAGCTGGTCTCTCTTGCGATCCCCGACTTCGATCCCCAGGCCGGACTGCTGCGCGTTCTCGGCAAGGGCAGCAAGGAACGCTATGTGCCCCTGCACGAGTCCGCGGTCAGCCTGCTGCTCTCGTATCTACAGCACTGGCGCCCTCTTTTCGGCCCCAAAACCGACACGATTTTTCTCAATCGCTCGGGCCTTGGACTTTCGCGTCAGGGCGTGTGGAAGCTCTTGAGCCGCTACGCGCTGGAGGCCGGGATAAATCGTCCGGTCTCGCCGCACACCCTTCGCCATTCGTTTGCCACGCATCTGCTCGAAGGCGGTGCCGATCTGCGCACCCTGCAGATCCTGCTCGGCCACAGCGACATCATGGCCACGGAAATCTACACCCACGTGCAGTCCGCCCGCATGGCCGCCCTGCATCGCAAATTTCACCCCCGGTCCTGA
- the folK gene encoding 2-amino-4-hydroxy-6-hydroxymethyldihydropteridine diphosphokinase — translation MPTPSASHAYLGLGSNMGDPVANVHLAVKALQNAPGLAVDAVSPIFRTEPQGMRDQDWFANCVARIAVRVPYSPEELLDVLADIETRMGRVRTTHWGPRIIDIDLLLYGDVEWDSPRLQIPHPRMLERAFVLVPLMHLAPEISIRGLCPSQWLSRLPYRLEGDRILQATNAIPRGE, via the coding sequence ATGCCCACACCAAGCGCCTCTCACGCATATCTCGGCCTGGGGTCCAACATGGGGGACCCGGTGGCCAATGTCCATCTGGCCGTCAAGGCCCTGCAAAACGCCCCCGGTCTTGCGGTCGACGCCGTGTCCCCGATTTTTCGGACGGAACCGCAGGGAATGCGTGACCAGGACTGGTTCGCCAACTGCGTGGCGCGCATTGCCGTTCGCGTCCCGTATTCCCCCGAAGAGCTGCTCGATGTCCTGGCCGACATTGAAACGCGCATGGGACGGGTTCGCACGACTCACTGGGGCCCACGGATCATCGATATCGATCTTCTTCTCTACGGTGACGTGGAGTGGGATTCGCCGCGCCTGCAGATTCCTCATCCACGAATGCTTGAAAGGGCGTTCGTACTCGTTCCGCTCATGCACCTGGCTCCGGAAATCAGCATCCGGGGCCTTTGTCCATCACAGTGGCTGTCCCGGCTTCCGTATCGCCTTGAGGGCGACCGGATTCTGCAGGCCACCAACGCCATTCCCCGAGGTGAATAA
- a CDS encoding transcriptional regulator: MLKFVILAVVCFILYKLVTNDKKKKVEVKNKQEEKLAKEGVLVKDPVCGTYVSKDSDIRIKEGEEVRCFCSYECRDKYLKMID, from the coding sequence ATGCTTAAATTCGTCATTCTGGCTGTCGTCTGCTTTATCCTTTACAAACTCGTGACCAATGACAAGAAGAAGAAGGTCGAGGTCAAAAACAAGCAGGAAGAGAAGCTGGCCAAGGAAGGCGTGCTGGTCAAGGATCCTGTCTGCGGAACCTACGTTTCCAAGGATTCGGACATCCGCATCAAGGAAGGCGAAGAGGTGCGCTGTTTCTGCAGTTATGAATGCCGAGACAAATATCTGAAGATGATCGACTAA
- the fsa gene encoding fructose-6-phosphate aldolase, whose amino-acid sequence MQFFIDTANLTEIKTAMEMGLVDGVTTNPSLMSKEADDWRDIAGQICKLVPGPVSLEVIALDAEGMVREAKELMQFGPNVVVKVPMTAEGLKAVRILKSKDIETNVTLVFSAAQALLAAKAGAAYVSPFLGRLDDVGQDGMELVHQILGIYSNYGFSTRIIAASIRSPLHVLDAAMAGAHIATVPFKILKQLIDHPLTDKGIAAFLKDWEKKAGK is encoded by the coding sequence ATGCAATTCTTCATTGATACCGCGAACCTGACCGAGATCAAGACCGCCATGGAAATGGGGCTCGTGGACGGTGTGACCACCAATCCATCGCTCATGAGCAAGGAAGCCGACGACTGGCGCGACATCGCCGGGCAGATCTGCAAGCTGGTACCGGGGCCTGTCAGCCTTGAGGTTATCGCGCTCGATGCCGAGGGCATGGTCCGTGAAGCCAAGGAGCTGATGCAGTTCGGACCCAATGTCGTGGTCAAGGTGCCCATGACGGCCGAAGGCCTCAAAGCCGTGCGCATCCTCAAGTCCAAGGACATCGAGACCAACGTCACCCTGGTTTTTTCCGCCGCCCAGGCCTTGCTGGCGGCCAAGGCGGGGGCGGCCTACGTAAGTCCGTTCCTGGGACGCCTCGACGACGTCGGACAGGATGGCATGGAGCTGGTGCACCAGATTTTGGGCATCTATTCCAATTACGGCTTTTCAACCCGCATCATCGCGGCCAGCATACGCAGCCCCTTGCATGTCCTGGACGCGGCCATGGCGGGAGCCCACATCGCCACGGTTCCGTTCAAGATCTTAAAGCAGCTCATCGACCATCCCTTGACGGACAAGGGCATTGCCGCGTTTCTCAAGGATTGGGAGAAGAAAGCCGGGAAATGA
- a CDS encoding HD domain-containing phosphohydrolase: MSSILIVDSDGKALSVMQRKLRRNFETHIALGPRCALQRIREEGPYALVMAEFSMPEMDGVDFLAEVGRLSPESARVLMSRTPMDVANLVRAINEGKVHHVLSASCEDEALIGVVQEGVNRYKSVSASIENMQEVHAIFAKAVHELVCWLRGDVRGVISPMLPLLRDLGQKTGNPRPTVTETALLLSIIGLIVLPPALLEKIVQGGSLSDEELLALAGHPERAVEWVRHLPQLREVADVLRDYANALHLSLLPETAEPLERPALSMEGALLSMVMEYRLGEYARLETAGIVDRMRRGTVYSKAQVKALETVLMAFDQDEVEIGLDRLEPGMVLSRAVIGTRDDAEVVMVPEGYELSRTTIVFLRQSARHGQVREPFFVRKLSVIPQAGNDTA; this comes from the coding sequence ATGAGTTCCATTCTGATCGTGGATTCGGACGGCAAGGCCCTGTCTGTCATGCAGCGCAAGCTGCGCAGGAATTTCGAGACCCACATCGCCCTTGGCCCGCGCTGCGCCTTGCAGCGGATCAGGGAAGAGGGGCCGTATGCGCTGGTCATGGCCGAATTTTCCATGCCTGAGATGGACGGTGTCGATTTTCTGGCCGAGGTCGGAAGATTGAGTCCGGAGAGTGCCCGCGTACTCATGAGCCGCACTCCCATGGACGTCGCGAATCTGGTGCGGGCGATCAACGAGGGAAAGGTCCATCACGTGCTGTCCGCATCCTGCGAGGATGAGGCGCTGATCGGCGTCGTCCAGGAAGGCGTCAACCGTTACAAGAGCGTATCTGCTTCGATCGAGAACATGCAGGAGGTCCATGCCATTTTCGCCAAGGCCGTGCATGAGCTTGTCTGCTGGCTGCGCGGCGACGTGCGCGGGGTCATCAGTCCCATGCTGCCCTTGCTGCGCGACCTTGGGCAGAAGACGGGAAATCCGAGACCCACGGTCACCGAGACTGCGCTCCTGCTTTCGATCATCGGGCTTATCGTCCTGCCGCCGGCCTTGCTGGAGAAAATTGTCCAGGGCGGATCACTCAGCGACGAAGAGTTGCTGGCGCTCGCGGGCCATCCTGAACGCGCGGTGGAATGGGTCAGGCATTTGCCGCAATTGCGGGAAGTCGCGGATGTTCTCCGGGATTATGCCAACGCCTTGCATCTGAGCTTGCTGCCCGAGACTGCGGAACCGTTGGAGCGACCGGCCTTGTCCATGGAAGGCGCGCTTCTGTCCATGGTCATGGAATATCGACTGGGCGAATATGCGCGGCTTGAGACTGCCGGGATTGTGGACCGCATGCGTCGCGGTACCGTCTATTCCAAGGCCCAGGTCAAGGCACTGGAAACGGTGCTGATGGCGTTTGATCAGGACGAAGTCGAAATTGGCCTGGACAGGCTGGAGCCTGGGATGGTGCTGTCCAGGGCCGTGATCGGCACCCGGGACGACGCGGAAGTCGTCATGGTTCCGGAAGGATACGAGTTGTCCCGGACGACCATTGTCTTTCTGCGCCAGTCGGCACGCCATGGCCAAGTCCGGGAACCTTTTTTCGTGCGAAAGCTGAGCGTCATTCCTCAAGCAGGTAATGATACCGCTTGA
- a CDS encoding DNA topoisomerase 3, whose translation MPRTLIIAEKPSVARELAGVLGVKGRGEGCLQGPGHVVTWAVGHLVNIAEPAEQNQAWSGRWSMRQLPMLPSRFTLGILPTTARQYEIIRKFLLDDDIEAVINATDAGREGELIFRRIYLLAGSTKPIKRLWANDMTEKGLQKAFASMVSGEEKRNLGHAAFARAEADWLVGMNFSRLFTLRAGSLITVGRVQTPVLKLLVERRREIENFVPRDYWTVEGEFAHQAETFKATWFAAPDFKDSKIWQVEEGQTVVQACAGRDGEVLELEKKKGRQKPPLLFDLTNLQKEANSRLGFSAQQTLSIAQDLYEKRKLITYPRTDSRYLTRELFAECLDNMRAVYAHFPEISQAAAANIKGGKKKFECVNDKKVSDHHAIIPTTVRANPATLGKEEWAIYEMICRRFAAAFMDDATFASSTLWIGVEGHRYRATGKIFQDKGWLEAEPWRASEDNPLPNLRKGAAVTAQSLELVAHKTKPPAHFTDATLLAAMETAGKLIDDEELRDAMKERGLGTPATRAQIIETLLARKYIGKDGKRLVATDLGCWAVDVVCSMIPQVASPELTGEWEKRLKEMEQGGYAYGVFMHQVREMVSSGVNRVKGSNARPPACPVVSDRRTNKEVNP comes from the coding sequence GTGCCCAGAACTTTGATCATAGCCGAAAAGCCCTCCGTGGCCCGCGAACTGGCCGGTGTCCTTGGCGTCAAGGGACGCGGGGAGGGGTGTTTGCAGGGGCCTGGGCATGTGGTCACCTGGGCCGTGGGACATCTGGTCAATATCGCCGAACCCGCCGAACAGAACCAGGCCTGGTCCGGACGCTGGTCCATGCGCCAGCTTCCCATGCTGCCTTCCCGCTTTACGCTGGGGATTCTTCCGACCACGGCCAGGCAGTACGAGATCATCCGCAAGTTTCTGCTTGATGACGACATCGAAGCTGTCATTAACGCCACGGACGCGGGGCGGGAGGGGGAACTCATCTTCCGCCGCATCTACCTGCTGGCCGGGAGCACCAAGCCGATAAAGCGCCTTTGGGCCAACGACATGACCGAAAAAGGCCTGCAAAAGGCCTTCGCGAGCATGGTCAGCGGAGAGGAAAAAAGAAATCTGGGACACGCCGCCTTTGCCCGGGCCGAGGCCGACTGGCTGGTGGGCATGAATTTCTCCCGACTCTTCACCCTGCGCGCGGGCAGCCTCATCACCGTCGGACGGGTTCAGACGCCGGTTCTCAAACTGCTGGTCGAACGCAGGCGCGAGATCGAGAATTTCGTGCCCCGGGACTACTGGACCGTGGAAGGTGAATTCGCGCATCAGGCCGAGACGTTCAAGGCGACCTGGTTCGCGGCTCCGGATTTCAAGGATTCCAAGATCTGGCAGGTGGAGGAAGGGCAGACTGTGGTCCAGGCCTGCGCCGGAAGGGATGGAGAGGTCCTTGAACTGGAAAAGAAGAAGGGCAGGCAAAAGCCGCCGCTCCTTTTCGACCTGACCAATCTGCAAAAAGAAGCCAACTCGCGCCTTGGTTTTTCGGCCCAGCAGACGCTCTCCATCGCCCAGGATCTTTACGAGAAGAGAAAGCTGATCACCTATCCGCGTACGGACTCACGGTATCTGACCCGGGAGCTTTTCGCCGAATGCCTGGACAACATGCGCGCGGTGTATGCGCACTTTCCCGAAATTTCCCAGGCGGCCGCCGCCAACATCAAGGGCGGAAAGAAGAAATTCGAATGCGTCAACGACAAGAAGGTCTCGGATCACCATGCCATCATCCCCACGACCGTGCGCGCCAACCCGGCTACGCTGGGCAAGGAGGAGTGGGCCATCTACGAGATGATCTGTCGGCGTTTCGCTGCGGCCTTCATGGATGATGCCACCTTTGCCAGCTCGACCCTGTGGATCGGGGTGGAAGGGCATCGCTATCGGGCTACGGGCAAGATTTTCCAGGACAAGGGCTGGCTTGAGGCCGAACCCTGGCGCGCCTCCGAGGACAACCCCCTGCCGAACCTGCGCAAAGGGGCGGCCGTCACGGCCCAGAGCCTGGAGCTGGTCGCGCACAAGACCAAGCCTCCGGCGCATTTCACCGACGCCACGCTTCTTGCCGCCATGGAAACGGCGGGCAAGCTGATCGACGACGAGGAGCTCCGGGACGCCATGAAAGAGCGCGGCCTCGGCACTCCGGCCACCCGCGCCCAGATCATCGAGACCCTGCTCGCCAGGAAGTATATCGGCAAGGACGGCAAGCGTCTCGTGGCCACGGATCTTGGCTGCTGGGCGGTGGACGTGGTCTGCTCCATGATTCCGCAAGTGGCTTCGCCCGAACTGACCGGTGAATGGGAAAAGAGGCTCAAGGAAATGGAACAGGGCGGATATGCGTACGGCGTCTTCATGCATCAGGTCCGGGAGATGGTCAGTTCCGGAGTGAACCGGGTCAAGGGCAGCAACGCCCGCCCGCCTGCGTGTCCGGTGGTTTCGGACAGACGGACGAACAAAGAGGTGAACCCATGA
- a CDS encoding AAA family ATPase — protein sequence MKVICPQCKKEHNIDESKIPAGATVAQCRACGHRFGLFEPAPEEEAPKSGPRRIGVTLSKGGVGKTTTSVNLAAGLALAGYKVLLVDTDTQGQASYLLGQKPKVGLTELVTGELPAAETIVQARENLWLLAGGRALAGVKRMIDRKDFGGELTLVEALEPIEKDYDFVIVDTSPGWDPLTVNVLFYVYELITPVSLEVMTLQGLVEFLKSLSSIQKYRTEVTLNYILPTFLDKRIKNPDAILEKLKDLYGEYVCTPIRYNVRLSESPAYGKTIFEYAPGSHGSQDYRDLVRKITGRPELFA from the coding sequence ATGAAGGTGATCTGTCCGCAGTGCAAGAAAGAGCACAACATCGATGAATCAAAGATCCCTGCAGGTGCCACCGTGGCGCAGTGCAGGGCATGCGGTCATCGATTCGGGCTTTTTGAACCGGCCCCTGAAGAGGAAGCGCCAAAATCCGGACCGCGCAGGATCGGCGTGACCCTGAGCAAGGGCGGGGTGGGCAAAACCACCACCTCCGTCAATTTGGCCGCCGGCCTGGCCCTGGCCGGGTACAAGGTGCTTTTGGTCGATACGGACACCCAGGGACAGGCCTCCTATCTGCTGGGGCAAAAGCCCAAGGTCGGACTGACGGAACTGGTCACAGGCGAGTTGCCTGCCGCCGAGACCATTGTCCAGGCCCGGGAAAATTTGTGGCTGCTGGCCGGTGGAAGAGCGCTGGCGGGCGTAAAGCGCATGATCGATCGCAAGGATTTCGGCGGCGAACTGACCCTGGTCGAAGCTCTGGAACCCATTGAAAAGGATTATGATTTCGTCATAGTGGACACTTCGCCGGGCTGGGATCCGCTGACGGTCAATGTCCTTTTCTATGTCTATGAGCTCATTACCCCGGTGTCCCTTGAAGTCATGACACTTCAAGGATTGGTTGAATTTTTGAAAAGCCTTTCGTCCATTCAGAAATACCGCACCGAAGTGACCCTGAACTACATCCTGCCGACATTTCTGGACAAGCGCATCAAGAACCCCGACGCCATCCTGGAAAAGCTCAAGGACCTTTACGGGGAATATGTCTGTACGCCCATCCGTTACAATGTCCGACTTTCGGAATCACCGGCGTACGGCAAGACAATTTTCGAATACGCCCCGGGTTCCCACGGTTCGCAGGACTACCGTGACCTGGTGCGCAAGATCACCGGACGTCCGGAACTGTTCGCCTGA
- a CDS encoding PilZ domain-containing protein: MNSKVGQGEQGAKVERTAEDSSLLIACDNDGKKVVRKSFRVPVPHGLVTMNHDGLKHSVKDLSMYGIGLSVTSPDAFVVGSVLNDVQIVFPDRSFHVDVRIVHISPYEGETLICGMEIVHTHDSGYIDWMTRVVSEIKSSVLSSVTKPS; this comes from the coding sequence ATGAACAGCAAGGTAGGACAAGGCGAACAGGGCGCGAAAGTTGAGCGGACAGCGGAAGATTCCAGTCTGCTCATTGCCTGCGACAACGACGGCAAGAAGGTCGTGCGCAAATCTTTTCGCGTGCCGGTGCCTCACGGGCTGGTGACCATGAACCATGACGGACTGAAGCACTCCGTCAAGGACCTGTCCATGTACGGAATCGGACTCTCCGTGACGAGTCCCGACGCTTTCGTGGTCGGCAGCGTCCTCAATGACGTGCAGATCGTCTTTCCCGACCGTTCGTTTCACGTCGATGTTCGGATCGTGCATATCTCCCCATACGAAGGAGAGACTCTCATTTGCGGCATGGAGATAGTGCATACCCATGATTCCGGTTATATAGACTGGATGACGCGGGTGGTTAGCGAAATCAAGAGTTCCGTCCTTTCAAGCGTCACCAAACCTTCCTGA